The Candidatus Effluviviaceae Genus V sp. nucleotide sequence TCCGACACCGCCTTCCGCGAGTCGGTTCTGACGGCGGGGTCGTCCGACGGTATCTACAGGCGTATCGAGGACATCGAACAGGAGGCGCCGGTCGAGGGTACGGGTGAGCAGGTCCTGCTCATCTTCGAGCTCGTCGACGCGGACTACTTCGACCCGGTCGTCGAGTACTTCACGGAGGTCGGCGCGACGAGCGCTACCGTCATGGACGCGCGCAACGTCGAGGGCTTCCTGACCAGGGTCCCCCTCTTCGCGGACTTCTCCCGCGTGTTCACGGAGGGACAGGAGTTCGGCCACATCTTCCTGCTCGTCATCGACAAAGGGCTGGTGGACCGCTTCATCCAGGGAATCGAGAACATCATCGGTGAGCTCGACGATGAAGGGCGCGGTATCGCGATCACGATCCCCATCTCGGAGTCACGCGGGCGGCCGAGCCGCATCGAGTTCTAGACACAGAATGTGGCTCCTGGAAGGCCGAGTTCGCACGGCGGCGCGTGCGCGGAGCCGCCGCGGGCCCGAGAGCCGTCACTTTTCTTGACAAACGCCCCCAAAAACTGATATGGTAAGGCGTTCAGCGCGTCCCGGCAGGGACGAACCTATGGCCCCTCGAGCCACACCGGACGAAAGGAGGTTCGCTGTGTCGAACCGCTCTCTCCTGCTCGCTCTCATCACCCTTCTCGTCGTGCCGCTCTGCGCACCGGCCGAGACGATCCACCTGGCCGTCGGCGCGTTCGACCCGCTGGTCGAATCGCCCCAGATCGACGGCTGGCTCCGAGCTGAGCCACCGATCCCCGGAGAGACCTCCTACTACCTGGTCCAGCTCGACGGACCGCCGACCGACGCGCGGAAGAGCGCCGTCGCGACCGCGGGAGCCGAGCTCATCGCGTACCTCCCCGACAACACGTACATCGCGAGGATCGACGGCGGGGACGTCCCGGCCGTCGAGTCGCACGGCTCGGTGTCCTGGGTCGGTCAGTATCACCCGGCGTACAAAATGAGTCCGCTCATCGGTACGCACGAGTTCAAGGACCCGCGACGCGCCGCGGACTCCTTCCTGACGCTCATGGTGCGGGTCTTCGACGACATCGACGGGACAGCGAAACTCATCGAGGCCGAGGGCGCCTCAATCGTCGAGACGGTCGACGACGGCTTCCAGAAGCTCATCGTCGTGCGCGCGGCCGAATCGATCGTTCCCGCGCTCGCGCGTATTCGGAACGTATGGTGGATCGAGGAGAAGCCTGAGTTCTACCTGATGAACGACACGACGAAGTGGGTCGTTCAGTCGAACGCCACCAACCAGACACCGGTCTGGGACAAGGGCCTGCACGGCGAGGGCGAGATCGTCGCCGTGATGGACTCCGGCATCGACTACAACTCCTGCTGGTTCAGGGACGGCGGAGCGACCCCCGGTCCGTCGCACCGGAAGGTCATCGACTACTCGCTCTACGGCGGCGGCCTCGCATACGACGGCTGTGACATCGGTCACGGTACCCACGTCTGCGGAACGCTCGCCGGGGACCAGTCCTACGTGAACCCCGGCAACTACGATTACAACGGGATGGCCTACGAGGCTCAGCTGGTCATGCAGGACATCGGGGCCGACGACGAGTGGTCCTGCACTTCGGGCTCGATCCAGGTGCCGTCGAGCTGCGCGGCCGCGTACACGGACGCCCACAACCTGGGCGCCCGCATCCACTCGAACTCGTGGGGCGGTACCGACAACACGTACGACTCGTACTGCGTCACGCTCGACAACTTCATGTGGGCGAACCCCGACTTCCTGATCGTGTTCGCCGCCGGGAACTCCGGTCCCTCATCCTCGACGGTCGGCTTCCCCGGAACGGCGAAGAACTGCCTCACGGTCGGCGCGACCAGACGCCCGCCGCAGCAGGACACGATGGCAGGATACTCGAGCCGCGGACCAGCATTCGACAGCCGCATCAAGCCGACGGTCGTGGCGCCGGGCGGCGAGGCGGGCTACAGCTACATCAACTCGGCGGACAACGACATGGGCAATCCGCCCGCTCAGACCTGCAACGTCGCGAGTTCGCCCTTCCAGGGAACCTCGATGGCGACACCGTGCATCTCTGGCCTCGCGGCGCTGACGCGCCAGTACTTCCGCGAGGGGTGGTATCCCTAC carries:
- a CDS encoding S8 family serine peptidase, whose protein sequence is MVRRSARPGRDEPMAPRATPDERRFAVSNRSLLLALITLLVVPLCAPAETIHLAVGAFDPLVESPQIDGWLRAEPPIPGETSYYLVQLDGPPTDARKSAVATAGAELIAYLPDNTYIARIDGGDVPAVESHGSVSWVGQYHPAYKMSPLIGTHEFKDPRRAADSFLTLMVRVFDDIDGTAKLIEAEGASIVETVDDGFQKLIVVRAAESIVPALARIRNVWWIEEKPEFYLMNDTTKWVVQSNATNQTPVWDKGLHGEGEIVAVMDSGIDYNSCWFRDGGATPGPSHRKVIDYSLYGGGLAYDGCDIGHGTHVCGTLAGDQSYVNPGNYDYNGMAYEAQLVMQDIGADDEWSCTSGSIQVPSSCAAAYTDAHNLGARIHSNSWGGTDNTYDSYCVTLDNFMWANPDFLIVFAAGNSGPSSSTVGFPGTAKNCLTVGATRRPPQQDTMAGYSSRGPAFDSRIKPTVVAPGGEAGYSYINSADNDMGNPPAQTCNVASSPFQGTSMATPCISGLAALTRQYFREGWYPYGTPTSGEEFSPSAALMKAMILASGTDMATQDIPNGNEGWGRALLDDVLYFEGDARELKVEDFAAGVSQGGEETFEFSIDNGTIPVEVVLVWTDYPATSGASVAIQNNLDLEVDCPGGVTFKGNVFLNGESVGSGSADSRNVEEVVLVKSAPLGTYTVRVKGTTVPHGPQPFAVVITGGIADWPPLTGIADAVVPDGRRVAITSVAPNPFNPMTEIAYALEPAPAGEARATLKIYSVDGRVVRTLVDRPQGPGRHTAVWHGRDDEGQVVASGIYFCELTYGGDREVRKLTLLK